The nucleotide window CACAGCACAGCCTAGGGTAAGTGTGGGCTCACTGGCATGGCTCTTTCATGTGAGTGTGAGAAGTTCtcacataaaagaaaacatgCAAGTTTAAAAACTTTTAGATATAATTTTAAATATGAGCATCTTGGCATTTGTCTAGGTGGAGAATCCTATTTTACTGCTTATGTCAAATCCTCATCCCTCCATGTTGGAAGACTATCCTGCAGAGGCAATTTTATGGGTCAGCTGCCACTTAGGCATCTGGCACTTCTCCAAGTGTTAAGTCAACAAAAGCCTCTTCCCTTCTGATGTTCATTTGCATTCAAGCTTTTGGGGGCAGTGTGCAACAACCAAAGATCCTCAAGACTGTGCTGAGCTGTCTGAGCAGACAGCTGATTTGCCAGGGTGGATGGAGGAGGCTCTAATTTCTATCAATGATTCTCTCTATTTTGATGAGCCAAGTCACTGCATTGGGCACTAAAAAAATAGGTGAGCTAAGCTGTTTCAGTATTGGACCTTGAGAGGAAAGAGGACAGTCAGTTTTCGTTACATGTTGAAATAAAAGAAGTACATATGTaatatttcctttaaattttGAACAGTCTTATTTACAGATGTTTTTCTGTATTCAGGAATGGCAGTGCCAGTCTGGCATGATTGCAGGGAATGGTGTCCATCAGAGAAGACTGTCTGTACCTGAACGAGAGAACTGTTATATATTATTCATCCTTTGCTGATTGTCATCCTGGTCTTTTAATGACTTCAGCCATCTAGTCAGGAAGCACAGATGCTACTGTGTAACTTCACTCTCCCACATGCTTAGTACTGAATTGTCAAGGCAGAGAGTTCCTAAATACCCTACAGATGGCAGACTTCTTATACTCATTTCTAGCAATCCTTTGTAATGATTGTGAACCTAATTCAAAATTTACAAATAGtttccaaaaaataaaaaaagcatgATGAATTTCTCAGATACCTTTGAGTTTTCTTAAATGCAGCCCTGCAAGTTCCTGGCAGTGCTCAAGCTGTTCATACAATGTGTATAGTCTGGAGACACATCAAGCCCTGTTCCCTTGGCTGCCTGAGGAGCTCGGTGCTGTCCTTATCAGAAAGTATGCAGTGAAGCATAACCCAAAGACATTTCTGTGGCTATACAGAGAACTTCCCTGGCTACAGAGTTGTAAAGTGACCTTTAAAGCATACAAAAGTAAATGGCTACatgcaattgaaaaaaaaagaacagtgaTTTAAAGAGTATAACTTAAGACAATCACTCCAAATTACCACTGTACTATTCAGAAAATAGCATGAGGTAAAACACAAAATTTATACCACTACAGAGCTTGAAGTTGTGCGTAACTGCTAAAAGCATGTTAGTACTCTTAGCTTTCAGTAACATTTTTATATTGGTCAAGGGACTGATTTATCTTATAAAAATGTATTATTGCAACCTGAGCATTTGAAGAACAGCCATTTATTTCACAGTCTGAGTTCTGCAGTGAAGGTGATCTGTGTGACATCCTGCCTGTACCAACCCAAATGATCCTTTGCGGTCAGTAGGACCCAGCCTGGCCTATTTGACCACGATTTCTGAGTCAGCTAGGATCTGCAGTTTCCACATTACACAGAGAGCAGCTACAAAGAGTCCTTGGTTGCTAAAAATGAGGCATACTGAATTGATGATTGCTTCTATGTACTGTTGACTTcctgggcacagcctgaaacactTCTCAGACTCTTCACCacccatcctcagctccagctccaggtaGAAACTACATGCAGCCGTGGTTTGCTGGACTGATGGTTGCCTATTCCAATGCACTTTCTCACCATTTTGCTAAGAACTCGTCTCTGGAAGCAACAGAAGCAAACTAAAGCAGCATCTCTCTGCAAACTAAAGGGAGGGAGTACCACCAGATGCCTTTAGCCACTGATGGGTTGTTTTCATTAGTTCCCTGCCCCAGATCTTCTCCCCCCTTTGAGAAATTGATAGCAATCAAAGCAAGAATCAAAAGACACTTGAGGCAATAACTAAATAAATGAATAGCATCTATGCCTCTCTCTTATGTGAATAAACAAACTGAGATCCACAAATGTCATTACATACCCAGAAAGTCTAGAAAGTCTAGAATCTGTACATGTATTTTTACCATCAATATGGCCTCTGTATATTTATTGCATTTGATCATTGGTTGAAAGAACAATGCAGAACTCaaaaatttgctttctttatGAAAAGGACTCTGCAGTGTTAGGACTAAATGTTGGATCATGAAGATATTTGAACATGTTATACCTCTGAAAAGAAAGATGGCCAATGTTCTTCATTCAGAAATTAGCTACTTCAGGCCAAACAAGTTTACTTGACTGGTTCATTTCTATACTGAACGAATTTACATTTggataaagaaacaaaaaagccctGAGGCTCCTATCTCATGAAAGTTTATCTTCCCATTACCCTAATTAGTTTTAAATGTCATGAAAATTTGTCAAGTTCATTTCACAAGCTGTTCTGAAGAATTAAAATATCAGAATGAATTGTTTCCTtaaggaaattatttctttactttttttttctaaattaccCTCATTAGAAATATACAAAGTTATGCTAGAGAAGTAGACCAAGCACTGCAATTTTAACTCTTGAAAGGTATAGAGTTTTGTACTGTGACTACAGTACTTCCTTTCAGAGGGGTTGCCctaaataccaaaaaaaatgaACTTAGAAGTGCATAAGGAATACTTTTAGAAAGTATTTTTTCAAagagtttttttcctaatctctagATTTCTAAAGAAGTCTGTCTGCTTACCTCTGTCAAAACATGAAAAGTATAGGCATAAAATGGTCTGGAGTAAACAAACACAGGCAAAACATAGTCTTTTCTAGCAATTGATGCAACACGTATTGCCTCCTTAACCCGATAGTGAACAAATTTCAGTGCATTTGGACTTGACTTTAGTATATAATCCAAGTATATAGAAGGGTAGAGAGCAGTGCTTTCcttccacagccacagcaggaggTCATTTCGGGAAGACTCAATGGGTGGACATTTCCCTGTGTATGTTTGCGGGTGTTCTTTGTAATCATAATTGTAGCAGTCTGGGTAAAGATAGTAGCCCCACAAACCATTTGGTCTCATATGCTCAGCCAGAAGGATAGTGTTGTTCATAAAACTCTTGCCAGCATTTTCAAATTCCTCTTTAGCCACTTTCCTAATTTTGTCCTCTGACCACTGAGGATGCCGTCTCCTAACGATCTCAAGAGATTTATTTCTATATATACTTTTATTACCCCAGTTCCTATCCCACTGGGGCCTCCAGTTTTCCCAGTCAATGACTGCAAGCCCCTGAAATTTCTTCATGGGTATGCAATAGTCAATGTCAGACTTTGCTTTACGAAGGTGTTTGATTAAACTTTCATTCTGGGGCACCCCTCCATTGACAGGATCTCCGTTATCTGAGTAGAAGGGATAGTATCCCAAATGAGTGTGATAGAAGATTGTCACATTGGATCCACTCAAAGTCTCATTGGTGTTGGATGCAATGTCAAAAATACTGAGATCCAGGTCCACTTTGTACCGCAGCCTGCACTGCTCGGTGGGCGCATTCCAAACAACCACGAAGGGCTTGTGCAGAACCAGAGGGGCCCGTGCTGGCTTTGGCAGCTGAGCATCAACCATAGTAAGCAGGACTGTCACTGCTAACAGTTTGACCCAAACATCCatggtatgttttttttttttctgggaaattGCTATGATGTGcccttgaaaacaaaaatgagaGAAGACACGTTAAAAACTAGTAGCCACTCTGGAGCCAGGTAGGATGACAAAGGCAGGTCTTTTAGTTTGTCTTGCCTTTGTTGATATTATATCCAGTGTAAACAGAGAAAAGTGCACATCTGTGATCTTGTAAAAATTAAGTCTGATTTCAAATGCTCTGAATGACTTTTTGATAGATTTCACTGTCCAGAAGTGTGTTCTGATGATCagttttttcttgctttccttctcaCCCAGCCACCTCCCACAGATGATTCAGACCTTTCCTTAAGATGTATTCACTTCTTGATCTTTATAGCAAATGTGTTAATCAAAGAATAacttaaaagaggaaaatatacCATTTGCCTCACACACATTAATCAAGAGATCTCAGAAATGCTGCAGTTTTCACCATATCTGAAGTGTATTGTTACCTACCtttgaatttaattttcattttattaatgATCAGATGCAAGAGTGATGATCAATTTGTAGGCTAGAAGGGATGATACTATTAACGACTACTTATTATGCTGAAAGCAAAATAGATATCAGtatgtaaagaaaataaattaagcaGATCTGATCCAGCTGGGAAAGTACGCTCTATCTTTAAAAAAGAGACCTAGTTGGTAGAAGTGAGGTTTTATTAGCCTTAATCTTTCCTTTCAGGGTCTTCTGTTTTCCCTGACAGTCACACTGGCTGGGGACTACTAGTATTCTGAGATTTGCCAGAGTTGCTAGTCTGCTGGCACTCTGGGCACCCACACCCACAAATTACACATCGTGGGGTTCACACTTTGCCTGGAGTCAGCTGTTTCAGAATCTGCCCttgctcctttcccttccccaagAAGCACAGCTCAGTTCTGTCCGGGGTTTATCATTCAGGTCTCTTTGCTGGGGAATACAATACCAATTACTAGTGTCGATGAACATACACCACACAGTGGGGTCCAGCTGATGCACCAGCTTGAACCCAGAGATCATGAAAATAGTTTGTTCTTATGCACGTTACTGCATCTGTAGTGTGACATGGTATATCCTCTCAGTTGTTATCGTCTGTCATTCACCTGTTAAGTTTCTCCATTTTAATCACATTAAATTACTGCAATTGCTGTCTGCATTGCAGGCTCAATTCATGCACCAGCTGTATAAATTTGAAATGTCCTAAAACTGGCTATTTTCCTGAGTTTGCActcatttttaattatttctttccttgtctGTAAAGTCAGACCCAAGTTATCCTATCATAATTACCCTAGTTTCACTAGTCCCTGGTATTTTCTCACTCAGTTAACATCAACCACGTAACTCTTTTCCTGGAAAAGAATACCTATTCACACCTACACGTCCATCAGTTCACAGCCTGAAACTATAGGTTTCCTGCTTTCCAAACCAGTATAGTCAACACACCACCTTAAATAGTACTCTTGGATATCCCCTTTTTAATCTGTAATGGTCTGGCAAATCCCCAAGAAGGATGTGGGTACCCCTATCTGAATCTGCCATCAGacttattaaagaaaaaaacttttccaCTGTTCAAACATTTGTTGCCTCTCATAAGTGGTACCATCCAGGATTTCTCCCCCTGTCATTTgtcctttcttgcccttctacCATCTAGGtttcatgtttcttttcctATCTGCCACTGTTCTTCTGATCTTGTCTTTTCCAGAAATTTCTACTTTGTCTTTTTATCTCCTACAGAACAGCCTTTCTCTCCTGTATTCCTAGTCTTGTGTTTTCCTATTACTAGTCCCAGAAAAACATTGAGTCCCCCCAGTCAGCGTTCTGGTACAAAAAGAGTTTTTCAAAAGGTGAAGGCAGGCAATTTGCATTAAGCAATATCTCTGGGGagcaagagaagagcagaactgCAAGAAACCACAAGTCTTGCTCCCCAGGAGCAAGTTCTCATTAGCAAGCTTGAGATTTATGTCCCTGTTACTTTCTcacctgctctctgcctgcttaCTTTGTGTTCCTAAATATAAATATGCTCCCAAGTTTCAAAACTCTGCTCACAATCCTTTAGATCCAATTAAGGATAACAACCTTGAGTGAAATGGACCATTGCTACAGGCAATCAAGCTTGTACTACGTACAAGCATGCTTATTGGACAAGGATACCAAGTTATCATCACTCCACTGATTTGCTGGAAGGAAGTCCTATGCTTCCAActgccttctttttctctgtttttctacAGTCTTTAGTCATCATCTAAATAATGCCatagacagggaaaaaaacaacccaacaaacaaaaaagccacaaaagatGACTTTCCCTTCCTGTTTTTTGTATGAATGCATTACAGTACTTCACATTCCTTCTTTGATGCAACAAACTGATTTTTTACATTTGTAAGTGTTTTTCCATTATTTGGACTGGATTGCTTTTCAGTACATGAGAACAAGCCCATAATATAAACAAAGAATTTCTCAAAAAGTGATAGCTCAGTTGAAATGGGAAGAGcaccagagagaaagaaaaggactcTTGTGATTTTTGTTGCAAGAAAAGATCTGGGAAATAGAACACAGATGCCTATTACCACAATCCAAATGATGATATTGTTCAGGCTTGTGTTATTATGTACATAGAATTAGATAATTTTGTCTGGTATTAATGACTAATACAGTCTAGTTCTTGTGTACCTATGTCAGCCCAAGGCATTACAATATTGCAGATAATAAATCATAACAGAGATAGGCCAGGAAATAACAGTGCAGAATAATTTTAAGTTCTACTTTTAGTCCCTGGCCAATTCTTCTCACTGTCCCTGACAAGGCTTTAAATCACATGGTTGAAGTTGGCAGCAACCTCCAGAATTCAGATGGTCCAATCCCTTGctcaagcaggatcacctgctTTTAGCTGGTCACTCAGGACCAGGTCCAAAACACTGGAAGTTACAAAATAAAAGTGTTTATCTCAGGACATTGAGTAATTCTTGAGGTTCTTTTGACTAGACTGATTAAATCTCATAGAAGTTGTGGAGAAGCCTGGATACCTTACTCAATGTAGACATGAAGATGTCTGAATCTGCAAGGTTAatcccacaaaaaaaacaaaaaaaaaaaaaaaaccaacaacaaacaaacaaacaaaaaaccagacaAATAAGTTTAGTCCTGTTCCAGCTTCTTTAAAGATAGGAGCCTGGTAAAGGACAATCATTCAGGGTCCTCCAGTGAATGCTGGACACCTCTCAAAGCTACTATAAATTCCCTATTTAAAGCTATATGGAATTAGTCACCACACTCACTCTGTTAACCTAGAAAGGGAGAGGATAAGTACCTAGATAAAGTCTATCTTTTAGATGGCTGGAGCATCTCACTACAAAGCATCTTATTTTTCATGCTACTTTCTATTATACACAGGAGAGATTCACATATACACAGCTCCTTTAAGGGGAGACAATTCAAAACAATATACTCTGAAAATGTTCTAATACAATTGCATTAATCTGCAATTAATTCTGATATTATTTGCACATGGGAAATTAATTACAGATGCTTTTTCTTTGAAGAGCCATCTGAAGTCAAATGAAACAAGTTTTCAAAGAAATAAGTAAATCTATAGTTGTGAAAGAGGGGGAAATAAATTATCTGTTGTTTCACAAATGGACAAAAGAACCTCTAAACAATAAACCATCTTTTATTACAGTTTCCACTGCTGTGTTTTTGAACTATGGCCTTTAGTCTCATGCATGGGCACTAATTGGACTGCTTTATCTCTGATTTTTAATGAGTACAGACACTAACAATTCCTCCTTGAAATTCATTATCAACGTTGCTTCAAATTCTCACGTATTTCTGATTCAATGATATATTATCACGGTTAATTTAACTTCCCAAAGATGCACATAGCTTTCTGAGGCACTACAGTGTTTTCAGAACAGAATTTGTTCTCAATGTTTCTGCTCTATAttctaaaaacaaaaattaaatcttAATAAGTGAAAGAAGTGGGGCCTGAGCATAAATCCATTTTAGTTGATGAAGTCCTTTTTACCGTATTCAGAAAAGTTTTGGTTATGTTCTTGTTTCTACTATGCAATTTAGGATGAAGTGAGTTATGGCTGAATGTCAATGTATCCTTTCATGGGTATGGAAAAATTGCCAgttcttgaaaagaaaaagttaatgAATTTCTGCGGATTCCTTCATCATTTTagtaaaaagaaacaagaaagaatTTGTTTTTCCCAAGCAAATGTTGTTAACTTAGTCCAACCTTTATTTCAATTGTGTTTATTGGTCAGAATTCCAAATAGTTGATAACAGCTGAACTAATTTTGTGctttgattcacagaatcatagaatcatagaatcaagaaggctggaagagacctcaaagatcatcgagtccaacctgtcaccctacacctcatgactatctaaaccatggcaccaagtgccacgtccaatcctctcttgaacacctccagggatggtgactccaccacctccctgggcagcccattccaatggccaaccactctctctgtgaagaactttctcctcacctccagcctaaacctcccctggcgcagcttgagactgtgtcctcttgttctggtgctggttgcctgggagaagagaccaaacccctcctggctacaacctcccttcaggtagttgtagacagcaatgaggtcacccctgagcctcctcttctccaggctaaacagtcccagctccctcagcctctcctcatagggcttgtgctcaattCCAAACATAAACAGCTTAAAACCGGGAAAAATATAGACTCTCATTCTAAATAAATCTATCTGCACGTTGTGTGTCCCAGATAACCAGTTCTGCTTCTCTGATGGTTTTTATTGATTATCCCAGCATTATTTGCACTTAAAGACATACTGTTACAGCTGGTACTTTTTGTTATGATTCATATGTTGGTCATATAGTGAGCCAAAGCAACTTCATAATAGACAGAAAATGCATCCTCTCATTGTTTATTAATCTGTGTGCTGACTTTTCAAGGAAGTATAATCCATACATTTAGCTATCATAATTCTGTTTTCATCTTCTACTAATTTAATTATTCTTCATGCCCAAGGTGTATAATCTCTTCTAGATGAACAGCTCATTTGCATAGACATATTCACTATTCATATTTATCTTGCAGGAGTGGGACATTTTAAGTATTTTGACTACCAATACAGTTTAATGTCAATGGgcaacaagaaaggaagaatcgCTTTTCAATCAAATAAGCATTTCATAAAACTGAAAAATCTTTCAGTGTATATTTTAGTTAACAGTTGATATTCTGGAAACTTTATTTCATTAGTGTTCTTTCCTTGTTGGATGAGAAGCAAAATGTGTGTCATTTTTTTCACACGTTTTGAAGAAATCTGTGAATTTCTCCAGATCTGTGAAGGCAAAGTATGCCCTAAGGCAAAAGAGATTTTGAGCAATAGCTGCCAGTGGAGAGAGTGTGTAGATTTAGACCAAATTTCAAGTACAATGGTTTAGTTGACATTTCAATCTCTTTGAAATATCCTAAAGATGATCTTGAAAACTAAATCACATCTGGAAGCCAGTATCCTGTGACTAAGCTGGGTTTATCTCACTGCTTCAGTTCAGACAGGAGAGGGAAAACTACACTCTGAAGTTTCAAGACCATTGAAATGTGTGCAATGGCACATGCAGTGGGAAAGTAAGAACTCAGGAACATGCAATTTGACCTGTGAGGTATGACTTAGGCTGCACACATCTTCCACCAAACTCCACAATTACTTCAGAATTCAGAACCATATTTGGAAAAAACAACAATCATTTCAGATTCCCTCATTAACCACTATCTCACATAATTTAAAATCAAAAAATAGGAAAGAGGTACAATCAAATCATAGAGGAAAGgcgattttttttcctttccccacagAAGAGTCATGCTTTGTGGCCTGCATTAGATTTATAAGACTTTACCAAGCTTACTTTCTGTAATTTATATGCATTATTAACTCCCGTCTTACAACTGCTGAGCTTAGTGCTATACTTTCTCTCATTGTAAACACATGTTCATTTCAGCTGGTATTTCTCATATATGTGGGGAAGTGCTTTGcttggaaaataaattaaatagaaTGGcactttgaaaggaaaataatgaaactGAATTGTTTGCATTCCTCTGAGGAATGTGCAAAATTGGCAGCGAAAAGTCATGTCCTTTTTTGAACATAAGCTGACCACATTTGGAGTAGAAATTAGGCATTTCCTGTTTAGCTTTCTTGTTTCTGCTATCTGCAGCTTGTGTCATGCCTTAAATTGAGAGAAAAGACCACAAAGAAGCAGGAGAATGAAAGATAAAAGAACTGGCTTTGAAGAGATATTCTTCCCACGGAACCCATCATTATTCTCCTCTATTAAATATAACCACTTTTGTACTTCATATGTCCTGTTCTATCCTAGTCTtcctgtaacttttttttttttttttttggatagtAACACTGGTACCAGCAAGACTGAGGGCTTCTCAATGTTATAAATAGTGATGGTGTTTCATCACACCCTTTGGCTGTAGGACTAATTTCAT belongs to Indicator indicator isolate 239-I01 chromosome 3, UM_Iind_1.1, whole genome shotgun sequence and includes:
- the LOC128981042 gene encoding hyaluronidase-1-like: MDVWVKLLAVTVLLTMVDAQLPKPARAPLVLHKPFVVVWNAPTEQCRLRYKVDLDLSIFDIASNTNETLSGSNVTIFYHTHLGYYPFYSDNGDPVNGGVPQNESLIKHLRKAKSDIDYCIPMKKFQGLAVIDWENWRPQWDRNWGNKSIYRNKSLEIVRRRHPQWSEDKIRKVAKEEFENAGKSFMNNTILLAEHMRPNGLWGYYLYPDCYNYDYKEHPQTYTGKCPPIESSRNDLLLWLWKESTALYPSIYLDYILKSSPNALKFVHYRVKEAIRVASIARKDYVLPVFVYSRPFYAYTFHVLTERDLVNTIGESAALGAAGVVLWGSMQYASSKESCSTVKQYIDGPLGHYVINVTSAAKLCSKVLCKKNGRCIRKNSDSSAYLHLPPTNFKIRTQHSENGPRFQVTGEPSLENIEAMRQRFMCQCYQGWTGIFCELPDHRLMENWVHVLFNKSRKQKLYVFLLGAMQLLLLYTTH